A single region of the Nocardioides aquaticus genome encodes:
- a CDS encoding branched-chain amino acid ABC transporter permease, which yields MSDTQKLDRPTEPAATPTATPATSRTRTLVRVVLGVALLLVLLAFPLYVDATWLRVGEFVMVSAVAAIGLTLLTGHCGQLSLGTPFFMLVGATTYATLASDPVAESGLVALGWPSLLALLGAIVVSGLAGLAFAPVAGRVGGIYLSVATLALVYLGLYLGQRFSELTGGAATGRPSPAFEVLGFSFTTAQPEFLLLGVPLNAPERTWYLFLVFTAIAFVLATGAVRSRPGRAWRAVRDNPASATAMGVDVARTRAGAFVVSSAYAGLAGVMTIQWFGLLKADENEFDGSWSITVAIGLLAMIIIGGLGSITGAVVGAAFVSGFPLALNVLVPQVGFLQDLTTGDGGFTPVVLTAYAYGALIVLLVIFEPGGLAAIARRLTHRFTRVTTR from the coding sequence GTGTCTGACACCCAGAAGCTCGACCGACCGACCGAGCCTGCGGCCACCCCGACCGCGACGCCGGCCACCAGCCGTACCCGGACCCTGGTCCGCGTCGTCCTGGGCGTGGCCCTGCTGCTGGTCCTGCTCGCGTTCCCCCTCTACGTCGACGCCACCTGGCTGCGCGTCGGCGAGTTCGTCATGGTCAGCGCGGTCGCCGCGATCGGGCTGACCCTGCTGACCGGCCACTGCGGCCAGCTCTCCCTGGGCACGCCGTTCTTCATGCTGGTGGGCGCGACGACGTACGCCACGCTGGCCAGCGACCCGGTCGCCGAGTCCGGCCTGGTGGCCCTCGGGTGGCCGTCGCTGCTGGCCCTGCTCGGCGCGATCGTGGTCAGCGGGCTCGCCGGCCTGGCCTTCGCGCCGGTCGCCGGCCGGGTCGGGGGCATCTACCTGTCGGTGGCGACCCTGGCGCTGGTCTACCTCGGCCTCTACCTCGGCCAGCGGTTCTCCGAGCTCACCGGCGGCGCCGCGACCGGCCGCCCCTCCCCCGCCTTCGAGGTGCTCGGGTTCTCCTTCACCACCGCTCAGCCGGAGTTCCTGCTCCTCGGCGTGCCGCTCAACGCCCCCGAGCGCACCTGGTACCTGTTCCTGGTCTTCACCGCGATCGCCTTCGTCCTGGCCACCGGCGCCGTGCGCTCCCGCCCGGGCCGCGCCTGGCGCGCGGTGCGGGACAACCCGGCCTCGGCGACCGCGATGGGCGTCGACGTCGCCCGGACCCGGGCCGGCGCCTTCGTGGTCTCCTCGGCCTACGCCGGCCTCGCGGGGGTCATGACCATCCAGTGGTTCGGGCTGCTCAAGGCCGACGAGAACGAGTTCGACGGCTCCTGGTCCATCACCGTCGCGATCGGGCTGCTGGCGATGATCATCATCGGCGGGCTCGGCTCGATCACCGGCGCCGTCGTCGGTGCCGCGTTCGTCTCCGGCTTCCCGCTCGCCCTGAACGTGCTCGTCCCCCAGGTCGGCTTCCTGCAGGACCTCACCACCGGCGACGGCGGCTTCACGCCGGTCGTGCTGACCGCCTATGCCT
- a CDS encoding branched-chain amino acid ABC transporter permease — protein MTTLLQLTVNGAGRGAVYALLALGFVIIFRATGVVNFAHGSLVLAGGYVAYRFSDQGFLVAGVAGVLTAGLLALFIERVLVARSRNADPIALVLLTIGVDVIVTEEVARRLSTDAPFLRPPWAQEVIRFGEITVLVGQLVALGTGLVLIGALLALFRFTGWGLSMRAQAENREAAALMGVRNAQVTAAAWLVAGLLAGVAVLFLATPDFSGSGVSRATHFLALVAFPAAILGGLDSVFGAVVGGFVVGLTEAYAAQYIGFDFAKSAVFLVMLAVLVVRPSGLFGTVEVHRV, from the coding sequence GTGACCACCCTGCTCCAGCTCACGGTGAACGGCGCGGGCCGCGGCGCGGTCTACGCGCTGCTCGCCCTCGGCTTCGTCATCATCTTCCGCGCGACCGGGGTGGTGAACTTCGCGCACGGCTCGCTGGTCCTCGCCGGCGGCTACGTCGCCTACCGGTTCTCCGACCAGGGCTTCCTGGTGGCCGGGGTCGCGGGCGTCCTGACCGCGGGCCTGCTCGCGCTCTTCATCGAGCGCGTCCTGGTGGCCCGCAGCCGCAACGCCGACCCGATCGCGCTGGTGCTGCTCACCATCGGCGTCGACGTGATCGTGACCGAGGAGGTCGCCCGGCGCCTCAGCACCGACGCGCCGTTCCTGCGGCCGCCGTGGGCGCAGGAGGTGATCCGCTTCGGCGAGATCACCGTCCTGGTCGGCCAGCTCGTGGCCCTCGGGACCGGGCTGGTGCTGATCGGCGCGCTGCTGGCGCTCTTCCGCTTCACCGGGTGGGGCCTGAGCATGCGGGCCCAGGCCGAGAACCGGGAGGCGGCCGCGCTGATGGGCGTCCGCAACGCCCAGGTCACCGCCGCCGCCTGGCTGGTCGCCGGGCTCCTGGCCGGGGTCGCGGTCCTCTTCCTGGCCACGCCGGACTTCTCCGGCTCCGGTGTCTCCCGCGCCACGCACTTCCTGGCGCTGGTGGCCTTCCCGGCCGCGATCCTCGGCGGCCTCGACTCCGTCTTCGGCGCGGTGGTCGGCGGGTTCGTCGTCGGGCTCACCGAGGCCTACGCCGCGCAGTACATCGGCTTCGACTTCGCCAAGAGCGCGGTGTTCCTGGTGATGCTCGCCGTCCTGGTCGTCCGTCCCTCCGGCCTGTTCGGCACCGTGGAGGTGCACCGTGTCTGA
- a CDS encoding ABC transporter ATP-binding protein, with protein sequence MSTAATEPAPSAGDVPTLHVEDVTVRFGGVTALDHVSFDVRPATIHAVIGPNGAGKSTCFNVVSGLYKVSEGTVRFGDDVVVGRRPHQLAHLGIGRAFQNVSLSGHTTVLDTVMLGRHALTSGGFLSAGLRLPKMRKEQARHADRVAEICAFLGLGDRLHRPVTELSYGDQKRVDIARAVATEPKLLMLDEPAAGMNEGETRDMARTITDLRDALGISVLLVEHDMALVMGIADHVTVLDFGKRIADGTPAAIQQDPEVIRAYLGDLAAEGVTADDLDTHHHHHDHHHDHHHDHHHDHPATSGPTEGTSS encoded by the coding sequence ATGAGCACCGCCGCCACCGAGCCCGCGCCGAGCGCCGGGGACGTCCCGACGCTGCACGTCGAGGACGTCACCGTGCGCTTCGGCGGCGTCACCGCGCTCGACCACGTCAGCTTCGACGTCCGCCCGGCCACGATCCACGCCGTGATCGGACCCAACGGCGCCGGCAAGTCGACCTGCTTCAACGTCGTCTCCGGTCTCTACAAGGTCAGCGAGGGCACCGTCCGCTTCGGCGACGACGTCGTCGTCGGCCGGCGTCCGCACCAGCTGGCCCACCTCGGCATCGGCCGCGCCTTCCAGAACGTCTCCCTGTCGGGCCACACCACGGTCCTCGACACGGTGATGCTCGGGCGGCACGCGCTGACCTCCGGCGGGTTCCTCAGCGCCGGGCTGCGGCTGCCGAAGATGCGCAAGGAGCAGGCGCGCCACGCCGACCGCGTCGCCGAGATCTGCGCCTTCCTCGGCCTGGGGGACCGGCTCCACCGCCCGGTCACCGAGCTGTCGTACGGCGACCAGAAGCGCGTCGACATCGCCCGCGCGGTCGCCACCGAGCCGAAGCTGCTGATGCTCGACGAGCCCGCCGCGGGGATGAACGAGGGCGAGACCCGCGACATGGCCCGCACCATCACCGACCTGCGCGACGCGCTCGGCATCTCGGTGCTCCTCGTCGAGCACGACATGGCCCTGGTGATGGGGATCGCCGACCACGTCACCGTCCTCGACTTCGGCAAGCGGATCGCCGACGGCACCCCCGCCGCAATCCAGCAGGACCCGGAGGTCATCCGCGCCTACCTCGGCGACCTGGCCGCCGAGGGCGTCACCGCCGACGACCTCGACACCCACCACCACCACCACGACCACCACCACGACCACCACCACGACCACCACCACGACCACCCCGCCACCTCGGGCCCCACGGAAGGCACCTCGTCGTGA
- a CDS encoding helix-turn-helix transcriptional regulator, translating to MPTSTEMVLSRLSPALPAWRSTSGMDLAFGSVVDDRSGSLQILCTLGTRTRALDHLEITPGTGLGGKALALSRPTSVGNYENARGITHHYDHAVRSEAIVTTAAVPIIVTGRARAVVYLGSTTELPLGDRWFDSLDPLRRRLQHEILVEDEVRARLEALEAAQASLRPDPSAAELASVARELGEVAARLGTSAISAQLDRIRQRLDGGAAVDHGVTLPDGSSLTRRELQVLVEAARGLSNRQIAANLGLLPNTVKSYFQDLLRKLDCANRVQAIDLARRSGWID from the coding sequence GTGCCGACGTCGACCGAGATGGTCCTCAGCCGCCTGAGCCCGGCGCTGCCCGCGTGGCGCAGCACCAGCGGGATGGACCTCGCCTTCGGCAGCGTCGTCGACGACCGCTCCGGCTCCCTGCAGATCCTGTGCACCCTCGGCACCCGCACCCGCGCCCTCGACCACCTGGAGATCACCCCGGGCACGGGCCTCGGCGGCAAGGCGCTCGCCCTGTCCCGACCCACCAGCGTCGGCAACTACGAGAACGCGCGCGGCATCACGCACCACTACGACCACGCCGTGCGCAGCGAGGCCATCGTCACCACGGCCGCCGTCCCGATCATCGTGACCGGCCGGGCCCGGGCCGTGGTCTACCTCGGCAGCACCACCGAGCTGCCCCTCGGCGACCGCTGGTTCGACTCCCTCGACCCGCTGCGCCGGCGGCTGCAGCACGAGATCCTCGTCGAGGACGAGGTCCGGGCGCGCCTGGAGGCGCTGGAGGCCGCCCAGGCCTCCCTGCGCCCCGACCCCAGCGCCGCGGAGCTGGCGTCGGTGGCCCGGGAGCTGGGCGAGGTGGCCGCCCGGCTCGGCACGTCGGCGATCAGCGCCCAGCTCGACCGGATCCGCCAGCGCCTCGACGGCGGTGCCGCGGTCGACCACGGCGTCACCCTGCCCGACGGGTCGTCGCTGACCCGCCGCGAGCTGCAGGTGCTGGTCGAGGCCGCGCGCGGGCTGTCCAACCGCCAGATCGCGGCCAACCTCGGCCTGCTGCCCAACACCGTGAAGTCGTACTTCCAGGACCTGCTGCGCAAGCTCGACTGCGCCAACCGGGTGCAGGCCATCGACCTGGCCCGCCGCTCCGGCTGGATCGACTGA
- a CDS encoding AMP-binding protein, producing the protein MSTETSYDRGPSEPALLEETIGENFEATVRAHPDAEALVEVASGRRWTWTELDADVDALARGLIGAGLERGDRVGVWAPNCAEWTIAQYATAKTGVVLVNVNPAYRTHELAYAVNQSGMRLLLAASSFKTSDYRGMVEQVRGECPALERAVFVDTDDWDALLAEGAGVPAGAVAERMATLDARDPINIQYTSGTTGRPKGATLSHRNILNNGFFTTELIHLGPEDRLCIPVPFYHCFGMVMANLGCTSHGTTMVIPAPGFDPEATLRAIVDERCTGVYGVPTMFIAMQNHPTFAEHDLSSLRTGIMAGSICPVEVMKRCIAEMNMSEVAIAYGMTETSPVSCQTRADDDLDRRTASIGRVHPHLEIKVVDPATGETVGRGTTGELCTRGYSVMLGYWEEPEKTAEAIDADGWMHTGDLAEMRPDGYCNIVGRIKDLVIRGGENVYPREVEDFLYTHPDIEDVQVIGVPDEKYGEELCAWIKMKAGTEPLDTAAVRAFCDGRLAHFKVPRYVMVVEEFPMTVTGKVRKVEMRETTATRLGL; encoded by the coding sequence ATGAGCACGGAGACGTCCTACGACCGCGGCCCGAGCGAGCCTGCGCTCCTGGAGGAGACCATCGGCGAGAACTTCGAGGCCACGGTGCGCGCGCACCCCGACGCCGAGGCCCTGGTGGAGGTGGCCAGCGGGCGCCGCTGGACCTGGACCGAGCTGGACGCCGACGTGGACGCGCTGGCGCGCGGGTTGATCGGCGCGGGCCTGGAGCGCGGCGACCGGGTGGGCGTGTGGGCCCCGAACTGCGCCGAGTGGACGATCGCGCAGTACGCCACCGCCAAGACCGGTGTGGTCCTGGTCAACGTGAACCCGGCGTACCGGACCCACGAGCTGGCCTACGCGGTGAACCAGTCCGGGATGCGGCTGCTGCTGGCCGCGTCGTCGTTCAAGACCAGCGACTACCGCGGCATGGTCGAGCAGGTGCGCGGCGAGTGCCCGGCGCTCGAGCGCGCGGTGTTCGTCGACACCGACGACTGGGACGCGCTGCTGGCCGAGGGCGCCGGGGTGCCGGCCGGGGCGGTGGCCGAGCGGATGGCCACCCTCGACGCGCGCGACCCGATCAACATCCAGTACACCTCCGGCACGACCGGCCGGCCCAAGGGCGCGACCCTGAGCCACCGCAACATCCTGAACAACGGCTTCTTCACCACCGAGCTGATCCACCTCGGGCCGGAGGACCGGCTGTGCATCCCGGTGCCCTTCTACCACTGCTTCGGGATGGTGATGGCGAACCTCGGCTGCACCTCGCACGGCACCACGATGGTGATCCCGGCGCCGGGGTTCGACCCCGAGGCGACGCTGCGCGCGATCGTCGACGAGCGCTGCACCGGCGTCTACGGCGTGCCGACGATGTTCATCGCGATGCAGAACCACCCGACCTTCGCCGAGCACGACCTGTCCTCGCTGCGCACCGGGATCATGGCCGGCTCGATCTGCCCGGTCGAGGTGATGAAGCGGTGCATCGCCGAGATGAACATGAGCGAGGTGGCGATCGCCTACGGGATGACCGAGACCTCCCCGGTCTCCTGCCAGACGCGCGCCGACGACGACCTCGACCGGCGTACGGCCTCGATCGGCCGGGTGCACCCGCACCTGGAGATCAAGGTGGTCGACCCGGCGACCGGGGAGACCGTCGGTCGCGGGACGACCGGCGAGCTGTGCACCCGCGGCTACTCGGTGATGCTCGGCTACTGGGAGGAGCCGGAGAAGACCGCGGAGGCGATCGACGCCGACGGCTGGATGCACACCGGTGACCTCGCCGAGATGCGCCCCGACGGCTACTGCAACATCGTCGGGCGGATCAAGGACCTGGTGATCCGCGGCGGGGAGAACGTCTACCCGCGCGAGGTGGAGGACTTCCTCTACACCCACCCCGACATCGAGGACGTGCAGGTGATCGGGGTCCCGGACGAGAAGTACGGCGAGGAGCTGTGCGCCTGGATCAAGATGAAGGCCGGCACCGAGCCGCTCGACACGGCGGCGGTGCGCGCGTTCTGCGACGGGCGGCTCGCGCACTTCAAGGTCCCGCGCTACGTGATGGTCGTGGAGGAGTTCCCGATGACGGTGACCGGCAAGGTGCGCAAGGTCGAGATGCGCGAGACCACGGCCACGAGGCTCGGCCTGTGA
- a CDS encoding peroxidase-related enzyme (This protein belongs to a clade of uncharacterized proteins related to peroxidases such as the alkylhydroperoxidase AhpD.): MRRERPVSRFGTVEVADLPDDLRERLEPLVEKTGFVPNIFRALGRRPAELRAFLDYHDALMDSDDGLSKAERELVVVATSGLNDCLYCVVAHGAVLRIRGKDPQLADHVATHPRGADLEPRQRAIVDLAIALAGDPGGFGETDVAAARAAGLSVDEVWDVGSITALFAASNRLAHLFGLQPNPEFFSMGR; encoded by the coding sequence ATGCGGCGCGAGCGGCCGGTCAGCCGGTTCGGCACCGTCGAGGTCGCCGACCTGCCCGACGACCTGCGCGAGCGGCTCGAGCCGCTGGTCGAGAAGACCGGGTTCGTGCCGAACATCTTCCGCGCCCTGGGCCGCCGGCCGGCCGAGCTGCGGGCGTTCCTGGACTACCACGACGCGCTGATGGACTCCGACGACGGACTGTCGAAGGCCGAGCGGGAGCTGGTCGTGGTGGCCACGTCGGGACTGAACGACTGCCTCTACTGCGTGGTGGCGCACGGCGCCGTCCTGCGGATCCGCGGCAAGGACCCGCAGCTGGCCGACCACGTGGCGACCCACCCTCGCGGCGCGGACCTCGAGCCGCGGCAGCGGGCGATCGTCGACCTGGCCATCGCGCTGGCCGGCGACCCCGGCGGCTTCGGCGAGACGGACGTCGCCGCGGCGCGGGCGGCCGGGCTGAGCGTGGACGAGGTGTGGGACGTCGGCTCGATCACCGCGCTCTTCGCCGCGTCCAACCGCCTGGCTCACCTCTTCGGCCTGCAGCCCAACCCGGAGTTCTTCTCGATGGGCCGCTGA
- a CDS encoding SulP family inorganic anion transporter has protein sequence MGALRRPAVLRREVVAGLVVALALIPEAISFSIIAGVDPRVGLFASFTMAVSIAFLGGRPAMISAATGAIALVIAPVMREHGLDYLIATVILGGLIQVAMALLGVAKLMRFVPRSVMVGFVNALAILIFTAQLPYLIDVPFLVYPMVAVGILVMVVLPRVSTAVPGPLVAIVLLTVATVAAGLTLPDVGDEGELPDSLPTLLLPDVPLTLETLQIIAPYALAMALVGLLESLLTAKLVDDITDTRSDKTRESWGQGAANVITGFFGGMGGCAMIGQTMINVKASGARTRISTFCAGLFLLVLVVGFGDVVATIPMAALVAVMIMVAVGTFDWHSITPGTLRRMPKSETLVMLVTVAVTVTTHNLAIGVVSGVLVAMVLFARRVAHLTQTHREVVQDGGVETAVYRVTGELFFASSNDLYTQFEYADDPQRVVIDLSASHVWDASTVASLDAITTKYARKGKQVEIRGLNDSSADRHERLSGRLSAH, from the coding sequence ATGGGCGCCCTGCGCCGACCCGCGGTCCTGCGCCGCGAGGTCGTCGCCGGCCTCGTGGTGGCGCTGGCGCTGATCCCCGAGGCCATCTCGTTCTCGATCATCGCCGGCGTCGACCCGCGGGTCGGGCTCTTCGCCTCCTTCACGATGGCGGTCTCCATCGCCTTCCTCGGTGGTCGGCCGGCGATGATCTCGGCCGCCACCGGCGCCATCGCCCTGGTGATCGCACCGGTGATGCGGGAGCACGGCCTGGACTACCTGATCGCCACCGTGATCCTGGGCGGGCTGATCCAGGTCGCGATGGCCCTGCTCGGGGTCGCGAAGCTGATGAGGTTCGTGCCGCGCTCGGTCATGGTCGGTTTCGTCAACGCGCTGGCCATCCTGATCTTCACCGCCCAGCTGCCGTACCTCATCGACGTGCCGTTCCTGGTCTACCCGATGGTGGCCGTCGGGATCCTGGTGATGGTCGTGCTGCCCCGGGTGAGCACCGCCGTGCCCGGCCCCCTGGTCGCGATCGTGCTGCTCACGGTCGCCACCGTCGCCGCCGGCCTGACGCTGCCCGACGTCGGCGACGAGGGCGAGCTGCCCGACAGCCTCCCGACGCTGCTGCTGCCCGACGTGCCGCTGACCCTGGAGACGCTGCAGATCATCGCGCCGTACGCCCTGGCGATGGCGCTGGTCGGGCTGCTCGAGTCGCTGCTGACCGCCAAGCTCGTCGACGACATCACCGACACCCGCTCCGACAAGACCCGCGAGTCCTGGGGCCAGGGCGCCGCGAACGTGATCACCGGCTTCTTCGGCGGCATGGGCGGCTGCGCGATGATCGGCCAGACGATGATCAACGTGAAGGCCTCCGGCGCCCGCACCCGGATCTCGACCTTCTGCGCCGGGCTCTTCCTGCTCGTCCTCGTGGTCGGGTTCGGCGACGTCGTGGCCACGATCCCGATGGCCGCCCTGGTCGCCGTCATGATCATGGTCGCCGTCGGCACCTTCGACTGGCACAGCATCACCCCCGGCACGCTGCGGCGGATGCCGAAGTCGGAGACGCTGGTGATGCTGGTGACCGTCGCGGTCACCGTCACCACCCACAACCTCGCCATCGGCGTGGTCAGCGGCGTGCTCGTCGCGATGGTCCTCTTCGCCCGCCGCGTCGCGCACCTGACGCAGACCCACCGCGAGGTCGTCCAGGACGGCGGCGTCGAGACCGCGGTCTACCGCGTCACCGGGGAGCTGTTCTTCGCCTCGAGCAACGACCTCTACACCCAGTTCGAGTACGCCGACGACCCGCAGCGCGTGGTCATCGACCTCTCGGCGTCCCACGTGTGGGACGCCTCGACGGTGGCCTCCCTGGACGCGATCACCACCAAGTACGCCCGCAAGGGCAAGCAGGTCGAGATCCGCGGCCTGAACGACAGCAGCGCCGACCGGCACGAGCGTCTCTCCGGGCGGCTCTCCGCGCACTGA
- a CDS encoding peptide chain release factor 3, translating to MSTHSDSRPRRTFAVISHPDAGKSTLTEALALHAEVIGEAGAVHGKGHRKATVSDWMEMEKARGISITSAALQFEYEGHVVNLVDTPGHADFSEDTYRVLSAVDSAVMLVDAAKGLEPQTLKLFQVCAHRGIPVVTVINKWDRPGLDPFGLMDSIQQQIGLRPTPLTWPVGEAGDFRGVLDRRSGDYIAYTRTAGGATKAPEKRMDAAAARASVGDLWDEAEEGHELLSMDGADHDQETFLAGRTTPVLFGSALQNFGVAQILDILLDLAPPPGPTPAVDGSVREVGDDFSAFVFKVQSGMNAAHRDRLAYARVCSGVFERGMVATHAATGRPFTTKYAQAVFGRERASVEIALPGDIIGLVNAHALRVGDTIHAGRAVTYPPIASFAPEHFATVAVTDTGRWKQFRKGMEQLDQEGVIQVLRSELRGEHAPVLAAVGPMQFEVVQARLESEYQAPVRLEHLHYQMARRVEPEQAAEVGALRDVEVMTRTDGTLLALFPDKWRLQAIERLNPHLRLHSLVAGVE from the coding sequence ATGTCCACCCACTCCGACTCCCGCCCCCGGCGCACCTTCGCCGTGATCAGCCACCCCGACGCCGGCAAGTCCACCCTGACCGAGGCGCTGGCGCTGCACGCCGAGGTCATCGGCGAGGCCGGGGCCGTGCACGGCAAGGGCCACCGCAAGGCGACGGTGTCGGACTGGATGGAGATGGAGAAGGCGCGCGGCATCTCGATCACCTCCGCGGCCCTGCAGTTCGAGTACGAGGGCCACGTGGTGAACCTCGTCGACACCCCCGGCCACGCGGACTTCTCCGAGGACACCTACCGCGTGCTGTCGGCCGTCGACTCCGCGGTGATGCTGGTCGACGCCGCCAAGGGGCTGGAGCCGCAGACGCTGAAGCTCTTCCAGGTCTGCGCGCACCGCGGGATCCCGGTGGTGACGGTGATCAACAAGTGGGACCGCCCCGGCCTGGACCCGTTCGGTCTGATGGACAGCATCCAGCAGCAGATCGGCCTGCGCCCGACCCCGCTGACCTGGCCGGTCGGCGAGGCCGGCGACTTCCGCGGCGTGCTGGACCGCCGCTCGGGCGACTACATCGCCTACACCCGCACCGCGGGCGGCGCGACCAAGGCGCCCGAGAAGCGGATGGACGCCGCGGCCGCGCGTGCCTCCGTCGGAGACCTGTGGGACGAGGCCGAGGAGGGCCACGAGCTGCTGTCCATGGACGGCGCCGACCACGACCAGGAGACCTTCCTGGCCGGTCGGACCACGCCGGTGCTGTTCGGCTCGGCGCTGCAGAACTTCGGCGTCGCGCAGATCCTGGACATCCTGCTCGACCTCGCCCCGCCCCCGGGTCCCACGCCGGCCGTCGACGGCTCGGTGCGCGAGGTCGGTGACGACTTCAGCGCCTTCGTGTTCAAGGTGCAGTCCGGGATGAACGCCGCGCACCGCGACCGGCTCGCGTACGCCCGGGTCTGCTCCGGCGTCTTCGAGCGGGGGATGGTCGCCACGCACGCGGCCACCGGCCGTCCGTTCACCACCAAGTACGCCCAGGCCGTCTTCGGCCGCGAGCGCGCCTCGGTCGAGATCGCGCTGCCCGGCGACATCATCGGCCTGGTCAACGCGCACGCGCTCCGGGTCGGCGACACCATCCACGCCGGCCGCGCGGTGACCTACCCGCCGATCGCCAGCTTCGCCCCGGAGCACTTCGCCACCGTGGCCGTGACCGACACCGGTCGCTGGAAGCAGTTCCGCAAGGGCATGGAGCAGCTGGACCAGGAGGGCGTGATCCAGGTGCTGCGCTCGGAGCTGCGCGGGGAGCACGCCCCGGTGCTGGCGGCCGTGGGCCCGATGCAGTTCGAGGTCGTGCAGGCCCGGCTCGAGAGCGAGTACCAGGCGCCGGTCCGCCTGGAGCACCTCCACTACCAGATGGCGCGGCGCGTCGAGCCCGAGCAGGCCGCCGAGGTCGGCGCCCTGCGCGACGTCGAGGTGATGACGAGGACCGACGGCACGCTGCTGGCGCTCTTCCCGGACAAGTGGCGCCTGCAGGCCATCGAGCGGCTCAACCCGCACCTGCGGCTGCACAGCCTGGTCGCCGGGGTGGAGTGA
- a CDS encoding MerR family transcriptional regulator, with protein MGTEQRATGHSQIGEVAARTGLSLRTIRYYEEVGLVPPSARSTGGFRLYAESDVARLELVMQMKPLDFSLDDMRDLLEVVDALEQGPSAAERTGLLERLAVIHTAAEERVATLRRRLGVAEAFAAGLGERLDSGGPLPPT; from the coding sequence ATGGGCACGGAGCAGCGAGCGACCGGGCACAGCCAGATCGGCGAGGTCGCCGCGCGCACCGGGCTGAGCCTGCGCACGATCCGCTACTACGAGGAGGTCGGCCTCGTGCCGCCCTCGGCCCGCTCGACCGGCGGGTTCCGCCTCTACGCCGAGTCCGACGTCGCCCGCCTCGAGCTGGTGATGCAGATGAAGCCGCTGGACTTCTCCCTCGACGACATGCGCGACCTGCTCGAGGTCGTCGACGCGCTCGAGCAGGGCCCGTCGGCGGCGGAGCGGACCGGGCTGCTCGAGCGGCTGGCGGTCATCCACACCGCGGCCGAGGAGCGGGTGGCCACCCTGCGCCGCCGGCTCGGGGTCGCCGAGGCGTTCGCCGCCGGCCTCGGCGAGCGGCTGGATTCGGGCGGCCCGCTCCCACCGACGTAG
- a CDS encoding spermidine synthase, producing MAGRGGGSRFEELDHAETPWGVVSLRRRHDLVTDREVFEVKLDDDFLMTSQFTATEEELARIALRALTGDALRVLVGGLGLGYTAATALADPRVAHVTVVEAVERVVEWHRRDLFPDTRGLAADPRTTLLHDDFFALVRSRAHDGEYDAVLVDIDHAPDRLLRPDHGDFYSPGGLAAVAALLDPAGVLALWSDEPPDDAVLAAMGTAFAGATSHVVTFDNAATGGTSSCTVYLATGPTRPR from the coding sequence ATGGCCGGACGTGGGGGCGGCAGCCGCTTCGAGGAGCTGGACCACGCCGAGACGCCCTGGGGCGTCGTCAGCCTGAGGCGCCGTCACGACCTGGTGACCGACCGGGAGGTCTTCGAGGTCAAGCTCGACGACGACTTCCTGATGACCAGCCAGTTCACCGCCACCGAGGAGGAGCTGGCCCGGATCGCCCTGCGCGCGCTGACCGGGGACGCGCTGCGGGTGCTGGTCGGCGGCCTCGGCCTCGGCTACACCGCCGCCACCGCGCTGGCCGACCCCCGCGTCGCCCACGTCACCGTGGTCGAGGCCGTCGAGCGCGTCGTGGAGTGGCACCGCCGCGACCTCTTCCCCGACACCCGCGGCCTGGCCGCGGACCCCCGCACGACCCTGCTCCACGACGACTTCTTCGCGCTCGTCCGCTCCCGCGCCCACGACGGGGAGTACGACGCCGTCCTCGTCGACATCGACCACGCCCCGGACCGCCTGCTGCGCCCCGACCACGGCGACTTCTACTCGCCGGGCGGCCTGGCGGCGGTCGCGGCGCTGCTGGACCCGGCCGGCGTGCTCGCGCTGTGGTCCGACGAGCCGCCCGACGACGCGGTGCTGGCGGCGATGGGCACGGCCTTCGCCGGGGCGACCTCCCACGTGGTCACCTTCGACAACGCCGCCACCGGCGGCACGTCGTCCTGCACCGTCTACCTGGCCACCGGCCCGACCCGTCCCCGGTGA